The following are encoded in a window of Mycobacterium vicinigordonae genomic DNA:
- a CDS encoding MlaE family ABC transporter permease: protein MCVLTAKALKQPFEWREFIWTGWFLMRVSLLPTIAVSIPETVLLIFTLNVLLAEFGAADVSGAGAGIGAVTQLGPIVTVLVVAGAGGTAICADLGARTIREEIDALEVLGIDPIHRLVVPRVVASTMVAVLLNGLVIAVGLGGGYLFSVYLQNVSSGAYLSTLTALTGLPEVVIANIKAASFGLIAGLVGCYRGLIVRGGSKGLGTAVNETVVLCFIALFAVNAALTTIGVRFGTGR, encoded by the coding sequence ATGTGCGTACTGACCGCCAAAGCCCTCAAGCAGCCGTTCGAATGGCGTGAATTCATCTGGACCGGCTGGTTTCTCATGCGGGTGTCGCTGTTGCCCACCATCGCGGTTTCCATCCCAGAAACCGTGCTGCTCATCTTCACACTCAACGTCCTGCTGGCCGAGTTCGGCGCCGCCGACGTCTCGGGTGCCGGTGCCGGCATCGGAGCGGTCACCCAGCTCGGCCCGATCGTGACGGTGCTGGTGGTGGCCGGAGCCGGCGGCACCGCCATCTGCGCCGACCTCGGAGCCCGAACCATCCGCGAAGAGATCGACGCGCTCGAAGTGCTCGGCATCGACCCGATCCACCGCCTGGTCGTCCCCCGCGTCGTCGCCTCCACCATGGTCGCGGTGCTGCTCAACGGCCTGGTGATCGCCGTGGGATTGGGCGGCGGCTACCTGTTCAGCGTCTACCTGCAAAACGTTTCGAGCGGCGCATACCTGTCCACGTTGACCGCGCTCACCGGCCTGCCCGAGGTAGTGATCGCCAACATCAAGGCCGCCAGCTTCGGCCTCATCGCCGGTTTGGTCGGTTGTTACCGCGGATTGATCGTCCGAGGCGGGTCCAAAGGCCTGGGCACTGCGGTCAACGAGACCGTGGTCCTGTGCTTCATCGCGCTGTTCGCCGTCAATGCGGCGCTGACCACCATCGGCGTCCGGTTCGGCACAGGACGCTGA
- a CDS encoding MlaE family ABC transporter permease: MAGSTAVANARIRWPRANLARYGGAPARLLLEIGQLIWFAVTAIGQIPFALHRYRRELVRMVAQMGMGTGAMAVAGGTAAIVGFITLSAGSLVAIQGFASLGNIGVEAFTGFLAAMVNVRFVAPVAAGQALAATVGAGATAELGAMRISEEIDALEVMSIRSIAFLVSTRVVAGLIVIIPLYGLAITLAFLSAQLTTVFLYGQSAGTYNHYFHTFLRLNDVGWSFAEVILVAVVVMTTHSYYGYTAHGGPVGVGEAVGRSMRLSLITIVVVVVLTAMAVYGKNPNFNLTG, encoded by the coding sequence ATGGCCGGTTCCACAGCAGTCGCCAACGCCCGCATTCGCTGGCCGCGAGCCAACTTAGCTCGGTACGGCGGCGCGCCTGCCCGGCTGCTACTCGAGATCGGCCAGTTGATCTGGTTTGCGGTCACCGCCATTGGGCAGATCCCGTTTGCCCTGCATCGCTACCGCAGAGAACTGGTGCGCATGGTCGCCCAGATGGGGATGGGCACCGGAGCGATGGCCGTGGCCGGTGGCACCGCCGCCATTGTCGGATTCATCACCCTGTCCGCAGGTTCGCTGGTCGCCATCCAGGGATTCGCGTCGCTGGGCAACATCGGTGTCGAGGCATTCACCGGCTTCCTCGCCGCGATGGTCAACGTGCGATTCGTGGCGCCAGTAGCCGCCGGACAGGCGTTGGCCGCCACCGTCGGAGCTGGCGCCACCGCCGAACTCGGCGCCATGCGCATCAGCGAGGAGATCGACGCGCTGGAAGTGATGAGTATCAGGTCGATCGCCTTCCTGGTGTCCACTCGGGTGGTGGCCGGCCTGATCGTCATCATCCCGCTCTACGGGCTGGCGATCACCCTGGCCTTCCTCTCCGCGCAGCTGACCACCGTGTTTCTCTACGGGCAGTCCGCGGGCACCTACAACCACTACTTCCACACCTTTCTGCGCCTTAACGACGTGGGCTGGTCCTTCGCGGAGGTCATCCTGGTTGCGGTGGTCGTGATGACGACCCATTCCTACTACGGCTATACCGCCCACGGCGGCCCGGTCGGCGTGGGCGAAGCGGTCGGCCGGTCGATGCGGCTGTCATTGATCACAATCGTCGTAGTCGTCGTCCTGACTGCCATGGCGGTGTACGGCAAGAACCCGAACTTCAACCTGACCGGATAG
- a CDS encoding MCE family protein: MTNPVKENPPRIPPYKTAAVVFLLVFAAVLGFVWFQFRGRLTSKTPLTLLAPRAGLVMDPGSKVTYNGVEIGRVASISEVQRDGVPVAKFVLDVNPDYIRLIPANVDANIRATTVFGNKYVSLTSPRDPMPQRITPEHVIDARSVTTEFNTLFETLTSIAEKVDPVKLNLTLAAAAQALTGLGEKFGQSIVNANAILDDVNPRMPRIRRDIQQFAMLADTYADAAPHLLEALNHAVVTARTLHRQEAELDAALLSAAGLGNTGEDIFARGGPYLQRGLADLVPTAQLLNTYSPEFFCTIRNYHDAEPAAYQTTGGGNGYGLKTMTELTSGLGGILTLPGLTGAVLSQGLLGLAGVVGGAPNPYVYPDNLPRVNARGGPGGAPGCWQPITHDLWPAPSLVVDTGASLAPYNHLDTGSPYALEYVWGRQVGDNTINP; this comes from the coding sequence ATGACCAATCCGGTGAAGGAAAATCCGCCTCGAATACCGCCTTACAAGACGGCTGCCGTGGTGTTCCTGTTGGTCTTCGCGGCGGTGCTGGGGTTCGTATGGTTCCAGTTCCGCGGCCGGCTCACTTCGAAAACGCCCTTGACGCTGCTGGCTCCGCGGGCAGGCCTGGTGATGGATCCGGGGTCGAAGGTCACCTATAACGGCGTGGAAATCGGTCGGGTGGCCAGCATTTCGGAGGTGCAGCGGGACGGCGTGCCGGTCGCAAAGTTCGTGTTGGACGTGAATCCGGACTACATCAGGTTGATCCCGGCCAATGTGGACGCGAACATCCGGGCCACCACCGTGTTTGGCAACAAATACGTGTCCCTGACCTCGCCGAGAGACCCTATGCCGCAGCGCATCACACCGGAACACGTGATCGACGCCCGATCGGTAACGACCGAGTTCAACACGTTGTTCGAGACACTCACGTCGATCGCGGAGAAGGTGGATCCGGTCAAACTGAACCTGACGTTGGCGGCGGCCGCGCAGGCACTGACCGGACTGGGGGAGAAGTTCGGCCAGTCGATCGTCAACGCCAACGCCATCCTCGACGACGTCAATCCGCGAATGCCGCGGATCCGCCGTGACATTCAGCAATTCGCAATGCTGGCCGACACCTACGCTGATGCCGCTCCGCATCTGCTCGAGGCGCTGAACCACGCGGTTGTCACGGCGCGCACGCTGCACCGCCAAGAAGCCGAACTCGATGCCGCGTTGCTGTCGGCCGCCGGGTTAGGCAACACCGGCGAAGACATCTTCGCCCGCGGCGGGCCCTATCTGCAGCGGGGACTGGCGGATCTCGTGCCAACTGCGCAGCTCCTAAACACCTACAGTCCCGAATTCTTTTGCACCATACGCAATTACCACGATGCCGAACCCGCGGCCTACCAGACGACCGGCGGTGGCAACGGTTACGGGCTGAAGACCATGACCGAACTGACGTCGGGGCTGGGCGGCATCCTGACGCTGCCGGGACTGACCGGAGCGGTCCTCAGCCAGGGGCTGCTTGGACTTGCTGGCGTGGTGGGCGGCGCGCCCAATCCTTATGTGTACCCGGACAATCTGCCACGGGTGAACGCTCGCGGCGGCCCGGGCGGAGCGCCGGGATGTTGGCAACCCATCACGCACGATCTGTGGCCGGCGCCAAGTCTGGTGGTCGACACCGGCGCCAGCCTCGCACCATACAACCACTTGGACACCGGATCCCCGTACGCACTCGAGTACGTCTGGGGCCGTCAGGTCGGGGACAACACGATCAACCCATGA
- a CDS encoding virulence factor Mce family protein, whose translation MKITASAIKLSIVSLVLFLITASIVVVFGQMRFNSTNSYTAEFSNGSGLRDGQFVRASGVEVGKVKAVRLIDGGSRVLVDFDVNRSISLYQSTTAQIRYLDLLGNRFVELKRGEGDGADRVLPAGGFIPLSRTSPALDLDALIGGFKPLFRALEPNKVNTIATAIITVFQGQGGTINDVLDQTARLTAHIAERDQAIGEVVKNLNIVLDTTVRHRQEFDGVIDNFERLITGLSNHADPLSTGVAQLSEAVGTVADLLSDNRALLHKEIGYLQALQQPILDQREQLNDLIHKTPTALNLIGRSIGLYGDWVNFYLCDLQIRWNGLQAGGPVRTVKIWQQPTGRCTPQ comes from the coding sequence ATGAAGATAACCGCCAGCGCGATCAAGCTCAGCATCGTCTCACTGGTGCTGTTCCTCATCACGGCGTCAATTGTCGTGGTGTTCGGGCAGATGCGCTTCAACAGTACCAACAGCTATACCGCGGAGTTCAGCAATGGCAGCGGCCTGCGCGACGGGCAGTTCGTGCGCGCGTCCGGGGTGGAGGTCGGCAAGGTCAAGGCCGTCCGCCTCATCGACGGCGGCAGCCGCGTCCTGGTGGATTTCGATGTCAACCGCTCAATATCGCTGTATCAGTCGACCACCGCGCAGATCCGCTATCTGGATCTGCTCGGAAACCGGTTCGTGGAGCTCAAGCGCGGCGAGGGCGACGGCGCTGACCGGGTGCTGCCGGCCGGCGGTTTCATCCCGCTGTCCCGGACCTCTCCGGCACTGGACCTCGACGCCTTGATCGGCGGATTCAAACCGCTGTTCCGGGCGCTCGAACCGAACAAGGTCAATACGATCGCGACGGCGATTATTACCGTGTTCCAGGGGCAGGGCGGCACTATCAACGACGTCCTCGACCAGACCGCACGATTGACCGCGCACATCGCCGAACGTGATCAAGCGATCGGCGAGGTGGTCAAGAATCTGAACATCGTGCTGGACACCACGGTTCGGCATCGCCAGGAGTTCGACGGCGTCATCGACAATTTCGAAAGATTGATCACCGGCTTGAGCAATCACGCCGACCCACTGTCCACCGGCGTAGCGCAGCTCAGCGAGGCCGTTGGCACGGTCGCCGACCTGCTCTCGGACAATCGAGCGTTGCTGCACAAGGAGATCGGCTACCTGCAGGCGCTGCAGCAGCCGATCCTCGATCAGCGCGAACAGCTCAACGATCTGATCCACAAGACCCCCACTGCCCTCAACCTGATCGGTCGCAGCATCGGCCTCTACGGAGACTGGGTCAACTTCTATCTCTGCGACCTGCAGATCAGGTGGAACGGATTGCAGGCGGGTGGCCCGGTCCGCACCGTCAAGATTTGGCAGCAGCCCACCGGCAGGTGCACGCCGCAATGA
- a CDS encoding MCE family protein produces the protein MRTLKEFNRYRVGLMGIAVLVLVVAVGQSFTSVPMMFATPAYYGQFTDTGQLSKNDKVRITGVNVGTVQGLDIDGDLVRIKFSIGANTIGTESRLTIKTDTILGKKVLEIEPRGKRTLQPGGVLPLGQTTTPYQLYDAAFDVTNAATGWDIDAVKQSLNVLSETINQTYPHLSAALDGVARFSDTVGQRDEQIKHLLAQANQVASVLGDRSQQVERLLVNTKTLLAAFNERGRAIDALLHNITAFSAQVQGFINDNPNLNSVLEQLHGISDLLVARKDDLALTLTYVSQFAASLGESVASGPYFKIVLSNLLPHWMLQPFVDAAFKKRGVDPEEFWRDAGLPAFRFPDPNGTRFPNGAPPPAPAVLEGTPEHPGPAVPPGTPCSYTPAADSLPRPWNPLPCAGTDLGPFGGNFPAPLDVQTSPAVPNGVPPTPGISIAGRPGEPPPDVPGTPVPLPPNAPPGARVEAPQPVGPTRGDQN, from the coding sequence ATGAGAACCCTCAAAGAGTTCAACCGCTACCGCGTCGGCCTGATGGGCATCGCCGTGCTGGTGCTGGTTGTTGCCGTCGGCCAGAGCTTCACCAGCGTCCCAATGATGTTCGCCACGCCCGCCTACTATGGACAGTTCACCGACACCGGCCAGCTGAGCAAGAACGACAAGGTACGTATCACCGGAGTCAATGTGGGCACCGTGCAGGGACTCGACATCGACGGCGACCTCGTCCGGATCAAGTTTTCGATCGGCGCCAACACCATCGGCACCGAGAGCCGGCTCACCATCAAGACCGACACCATCCTGGGTAAGAAGGTGCTTGAGATCGAGCCCCGGGGAAAGCGGACGTTGCAGCCGGGGGGAGTGTTGCCCTTGGGCCAAACCACCACTCCCTATCAGCTCTACGACGCGGCCTTCGATGTCACCAACGCCGCCACCGGCTGGGACATCGACGCTGTCAAGCAATCGCTGAACGTGTTGTCGGAGACCATCAATCAGACCTACCCGCATCTCAGCGCCGCCCTGGACGGGGTGGCCCGGTTCTCCGACACGGTCGGCCAGCGCGACGAACAGATCAAGCACCTGCTCGCTCAGGCCAACCAGGTCGCCAGCGTGCTAGGTGACCGCAGCCAGCAGGTCGAACGGTTGTTGGTCAACACCAAGACGCTGCTGGCGGCGTTCAACGAACGCGGACGGGCGATCGACGCCCTGCTGCACAACATCACCGCATTCTCGGCTCAGGTGCAGGGGTTCATCAACGACAACCCAAACCTGAATTCCGTGCTGGAGCAGTTGCACGGGATCAGCGACCTGCTGGTGGCACGCAAGGACGACCTGGCCCTAACCCTCACGTACGTAAGCCAATTCGCTGCATCGCTGGGGGAATCTGTCGCGTCGGGACCGTACTTCAAGATCGTCCTGTCCAACTTGCTGCCGCACTGGATGCTGCAGCCGTTCGTCGACGCCGCGTTCAAGAAGCGGGGAGTCGACCCCGAAGAGTTCTGGCGCGACGCTGGGCTGCCGGCATTCCGCTTCCCGGACCCGAACGGCACCCGGTTCCCCAACGGCGCACCGCCGCCCGCGCCTGCGGTGTTGGAAGGCACCCCCGAGCATCCGGGACCGGCCGTCCCCCCCGGGACACCCTGTTCCTACACCCCGGCCGCGGACTCACTGCCCAGGCCCTGGAACCCGCTACCCTGCGCGGGCACCGACCTCGGCCCCTTCGGTGGCAATTTCCCAGCGCCGCTGGACGTTCAAACGTCACCGGCGGTCCCCAACGGCGTGCCACCCACGCCGGGAATCTCGATCGCCGGGCGACCTGGCGAGCCGCCGCCCGATGTCCCCGGTACGCCGGTACCGCTGCCGCCGAACGCGCCGCCGGGAGCCCGGGTCGAGGCGCCCCAACCCGTCGGCCCAACGAGAGGTGACCAGAATTGA
- a CDS encoding virulence factor Mce family protein, with protein sequence MSAFGFRNLWLRRSVATLVAALALVAGFFGWQTYQQLTNNTVVAYLPSAIGLYSGDKVQIMGVRVGSIDTIEPAGDKMKVTFHYKNKYKVPANASAVVVNPTLVASRSIQLEPPYKGGPVLADHAVIPLSRTQVPTEWDQLRESVAHIIDKLGPTPQQPTGPFGELIESFANGLAGKGEQINTTLNSLSQALTALNEGRGDFFAVVRSLARFVNALHKDDQQFVALNTSLARFTDKLTGSDHDLANAIQQFDGLLATLRPFLAKNREVLARDIGNLDTLTTTLVQPEPLNGLETALHVLPTLETNLSQIYHPSHGAVMSIPAIPNFANPMQFMCSMIQAGSRLGYQDSAELCAQYLAPILDAIKFNYLPFGLNLFSTAEVLPKHVAYSEPRLQPPNGYKDTTVPGIWVPDGPLSHRNTSPGWVVAPGMQGVQVGPVTAGLLTPESLAELMGAADIAPPASGLQTPPGPPNAYDEYPASPPIGLQAAAPIPPPPPASGVLPGPVAPTPAPVGPALPAEAVTSNGPAS encoded by the coding sequence TTGAGCGCCTTCGGTTTTCGCAACCTGTGGCTGCGCAGGTCCGTCGCGACGCTGGTCGCCGCGCTGGCCCTGGTCGCCGGATTCTTCGGCTGGCAGACCTACCAGCAGTTGACGAACAACACCGTCGTCGCCTACCTGCCGTCGGCGATCGGGCTGTACTCGGGCGACAAGGTCCAGATCATGGGCGTGCGGGTCGGATCGATCGACACCATCGAGCCGGCCGGCGACAAGATGAAAGTCACCTTCCACTACAAGAACAAGTACAAGGTCCCCGCCAACGCGTCCGCCGTGGTGGTGAACCCCACCCTGGTGGCGTCACGAAGCATCCAGCTGGAGCCGCCTTACAAAGGCGGCCCGGTGCTGGCCGATCACGCGGTCATCCCGCTCTCGCGCACCCAGGTGCCCACCGAGTGGGACCAGCTTCGTGAGAGCGTCGCGCACATCATCGACAAACTCGGTCCGACGCCCCAGCAGCCCACCGGCCCATTCGGTGAACTCATCGAGTCGTTCGCCAACGGGCTAGCCGGTAAAGGCGAACAGATCAACACCACGCTGAACAGCCTGTCGCAAGCGCTGACCGCGCTCAACGAAGGCCGCGGCGACTTTTTCGCGGTAGTGCGCAGCCTGGCACGTTTCGTCAACGCCCTGCATAAGGACGACCAGCAGTTCGTCGCGTTAAATACCAGCCTGGCTCGCTTCACCGACAAGTTGACCGGATCTGATCACGACCTCGCCAACGCGATCCAGCAATTCGACGGCCTGCTCGCCACGCTGCGCCCATTCCTGGCCAAGAACCGCGAAGTCCTGGCACGTGATATCGGCAACCTCGACACCCTGACCACCACCTTGGTCCAACCCGAGCCGCTCAATGGGCTAGAAACCGCCCTGCACGTGCTGCCGACCCTGGAGACCAATCTCAGCCAGATCTACCACCCGTCGCACGGCGCAGTCATGTCCATCCCGGCGATTCCGAATTTCGCGAACCCAATGCAGTTCATGTGCAGCATGATTCAGGCAGGCAGCCGGTTGGGCTATCAAGACTCCGCCGAGCTTTGTGCGCAATATCTGGCGCCGATTCTCGACGCGATCAAGTTCAACTATCTTCCGTTCGGACTGAACCTGTTCAGCACCGCCGAGGTGCTACCGAAACACGTTGCGTACTCCGAGCCCCGCCTGCAACCGCCAAACGGTTATAAGGACACGACGGTGCCGGGCATCTGGGTGCCGGATGGCCCGCTGTCCCACCGCAACACCAGCCCGGGCTGGGTGGTTGCCCCGGGCATGCAGGGTGTGCAGGTGGGTCCGGTCACCGCGGGACTGCTCACTCCAGAATCGCTGGCCGAACTGATGGGCGCGGCGGATATCGCACCACCGGCTTCGGGTCTGCAGACGCCACCCGGCCCGCCCAATGCCTACGACGAGTACCCTGCTTCGCCTCCGATCGGCCTGCAAGCGGCGGCGCCGATTCCGCCGCCGCCACCGGCGTCGGGTGTGCTGCCGGGACCCGTTGCGCCGACACCCGCCCCGGTTGGACCGGCACTGCCCGCGGAGGCGGTCACATCGAACGGACCGGCCTCGTGA
- a CDS encoding MCE family protein, whose amino-acid sequence MAMALTSCANWQGIANVAMPGGPGSGPGSYSVYVQLADTLALNTNSRVRVADVFVGTVRSIDLKNWVATLTLQLDGNVKLPRNATAKIGQTSLLGSQHLELAAPLDPSPEPLRPNDTIPLRNSSTYPTTEQTLASLAMILRGGGVPNVEVVQNEVYNVLNGRAGQIRDFLGKLDTFTARLDEQREDITRAIDSTNRLLGYVGRRAAVVDHVLTEFPPLLKHFAEKQNLLINAVDATGRLGRVANQHLSAAQSDFHQDLLSMQCPLRELGRAAPYLIRALKLMLVRPFDVDAVLKSFRGDYFNLSLTLDLTLSAVDNAVLTGTGFSGALRALEQSWGRDPETMIPDVRYTPNPNDVPGGPLVERADMQC is encoded by the coding sequence ATGGCGATGGCGCTCACGTCGTGCGCGAATTGGCAGGGCATCGCGAACGTGGCAATGCCCGGCGGCCCCGGCAGCGGGCCCGGCTCCTACTCCGTCTATGTGCAACTGGCCGACACGCTTGCCCTTAACACAAACAGCCGGGTGCGGGTGGCCGACGTCTTCGTCGGAACGGTGCGCTCGATCGACCTGAAGAACTGGGTCGCCACGCTGACCCTTCAGCTGGACGGAAATGTGAAGTTGCCCAGGAACGCCACCGCCAAGATCGGGCAGACCAGCCTGCTGGGATCTCAGCATCTGGAGTTGGCGGCGCCACTGGACCCCTCTCCGGAGCCGTTGCGGCCGAACGACACTATCCCGCTGAGGAACTCGTCGACGTACCCCACCACCGAGCAGACCCTGGCCAGTCTGGCGATGATCCTGCGCGGCGGCGGTGTCCCCAACGTCGAGGTGGTGCAGAATGAGGTCTACAACGTCCTGAACGGCCGGGCTGGTCAGATTCGAGACTTCCTCGGCAAGCTGGACACATTCACCGCCCGACTGGACGAACAACGCGAAGACATCACCCGTGCAATCGATTCCACCAATCGACTGCTGGGCTACGTGGGTCGTCGGGCGGCCGTCGTGGATCACGTTCTCACCGAGTTCCCACCGTTGCTCAAGCATTTCGCCGAAAAGCAGAACCTGTTGATCAATGCGGTCGACGCGACGGGACGACTCGGGCGGGTCGCCAACCAGCACCTGTCCGCCGCGCAGAGCGACTTCCACCAGGATCTGCTGTCGATGCAGTGTCCGCTACGCGAACTTGGCCGCGCCGCACCGTATTTGATTCGGGCCCTGAAGTTGATGCTGGTCCGGCCGTTCGACGTCGACGCCGTGCTCAAGTCGTTCCGCGGCGACTACTTCAATCTGTCGTTGACGCTCGACTTGACCTTGAGCGCCGTGGACAACGCCGTGCTGACCGGCACTGGCTTCTCCGGGGCGCTGCGCGCCCTCGAACAATCGTGGGGCCGCGACCCAGAAACGATGATTCCCGATGTCCGATACACGCCCAATCCCAACGATGTTCCTGGCGGACCGCTGGTCGAGCGGGCGGACATGCAATGCTGA
- a CDS encoding MlaD family protein has product MLTRFIWRQLFMFTMLSAITAVALGWYYLQIPTAVGIGQYTLKANLPISGGLYRTSNVTYRGETIGKVTSVEPTERGALVTMSISDRYRIPIDASANVHSVSAVGEQYLDLVSETGVHEYFSPGQTISKGTVPTEIGPALDAANRGLAALPKEKIALLLDETAQAVGGLGPALQRLVDATQAIASDLQANLSDVDDIIENSAPIIDSQVTSRDAIDRWADNLDVLAAQSAENDQHVQSILAQAAPTADQVNAVFDDVRESLPRTLANLEIVLDMLKRYHKGVEQLLVSYPQGAAEGQTVTSAFPGYAALGTSLTINQPPPCLTGFLPASQWRSPADTSLAPMPSGIYCKIPQDTPANAVRGARNLPCVDVPGKRAATPRECRDPNPYVPAGTNPWYGDPNQILTCPAPAARCDQPVKPGQVVPAPSVNNGLNPAPADRVPGTPPPVSDPLTRPGTGSVACNGQQPNPCAYTPGGLPASVYLPQSGELIGPDGVRYSVGDSIGIGDDGWKFMLAPRP; this is encoded by the coding sequence ATGCTGACCCGCTTCATCTGGCGCCAGTTGTTCATGTTCACGATGCTGAGCGCGATCACCGCGGTGGCGCTGGGCTGGTACTACCTCCAGATTCCCACCGCGGTCGGGATCGGCCAGTACACGCTCAAGGCGAACCTGCCGATCTCGGGCGGGCTGTACCGGACGTCCAACGTGACGTATCGCGGTGAAACCATCGGCAAGGTGACCTCCGTCGAGCCGACCGAACGGGGTGCGCTGGTGACCATGAGCATCTCCGACCGCTACCGGATCCCGATCGACGCGTCGGCGAACGTGCATTCGGTATCGGCAGTCGGCGAGCAGTATCTGGATCTGGTGTCGGAAACCGGTGTGCACGAATACTTCTCACCCGGACAGACCATCAGCAAGGGCACCGTACCCACCGAGATCGGACCCGCGCTGGATGCCGCCAATCGCGGGCTGGCTGCGCTACCCAAAGAAAAGATTGCGCTGCTCCTCGACGAGACAGCGCAGGCCGTCGGCGGGCTGGGTCCCGCGCTGCAACGCCTGGTCGACGCCACCCAGGCCATCGCTAGCGACTTGCAGGCCAACCTCTCCGACGTCGATGACATCATCGAGAACTCCGCGCCCATCATCGACAGCCAGGTCACGTCCCGCGATGCGATCGATCGGTGGGCGGACAACCTGGACGTCCTGGCCGCGCAGAGTGCGGAAAACGATCAACACGTGCAGAGCATCCTGGCCCAGGCGGCGCCGACGGCCGATCAGGTCAACGCGGTGTTCGACGACGTTCGCGAGTCGCTACCGCGGACGCTGGCCAACCTTGAGATCGTGCTGGACATGCTCAAGCGCTACCACAAAGGCGTCGAGCAACTGCTGGTGTCTTATCCGCAGGGCGCCGCCGAAGGGCAGACGGTCACGTCGGCTTTCCCTGGCTACGCCGCGCTGGGCACCTCGCTGACAATCAACCAACCCCCACCCTGTCTGACCGGCTTTCTGCCGGCGTCCCAGTGGCGGTCTCCGGCGGACACCAGCCTGGCGCCGATGCCGTCCGGAATCTATTGCAAGATCCCGCAAGACACTCCGGCCAACGCAGTGCGGGGCGCGCGCAACCTGCCGTGTGTCGACGTCCCCGGCAAGCGCGCCGCCACGCCGCGGGAGTGCCGCGACCCTAATCCGTATGTCCCGGCAGGAACCAATCCCTGGTACGGCGACCCGAACCAGATCCTGACCTGCCCGGCACCGGCGGCGCGGTGCGACCAACCAGTGAAGCCTGGTCAGGTGGTGCCGGCGCCGTCGGTCAACAACGGGCTCAACCCGGCGCCGGCCGACCGCGTACCTGGCACGCCTCCGCCGGTCAGTGACCCGTTGACTCGACCCGGGACGGGCAGCGTGGCCTGCAATGGGCAGCAACCCAACCCGTGTGCCTACACGCCCGGTGGGCTTCCGGCGTCGGTGTACCTCCCGCAGAGCGGTGAGCTGATCGGCCCGGATGGGGTCCGATACTCCGTCGGCGACTCGATCGGAATTGGCGACGACGGTTGGAAATTCATGTTGGCACCGCGACCATGA
- a CDS encoding type II toxin-antitoxin system prevent-host-death family antitoxin, with product MVLLRMVWRTSPQERSEMPEVIGLGQLRSDACTYLDRVRAGEAFDVIRRGRLVASIVPVGERRVAPIPTQSTAAANRGGWVRLAELRTRAGQCFDRVAGGETLYVVRGGKILAQIKPAGDAPQQPVPADAGGRVALHELRSRPGRYLDQVAAGQSIEVSRGGKVVARIVSVA from the coding sequence ATGGTCCTGCTGCGGATGGTGTGGCGGACGTCACCGCAGGAACGGAGCGAAATGCCGGAAGTGATTGGCCTGGGCCAACTTCGGAGTGATGCGTGCACCTATCTCGACCGAGTCCGGGCCGGTGAAGCATTTGACGTCATCCGCCGCGGCAGGCTGGTGGCCAGCATCGTGCCGGTCGGAGAGCGGAGAGTAGCTCCGATCCCGACGCAAAGCACCGCAGCAGCGAACCGAGGTGGGTGGGTCCGGCTGGCCGAATTGCGGACCCGCGCCGGGCAGTGCTTCGATCGTGTCGCAGGCGGGGAGACCCTCTACGTCGTTCGCGGCGGCAAGATCCTGGCGCAGATCAAGCCAGCCGGCGATGCACCGCAGCAACCCGTCCCGGCGGATGCCGGAGGGCGGGTTGCGCTGCACGAGCTGAGAAGTCGGCCCGGACGCTACTTGGACCAGGTGGCCGCGGGGCAGAGCATCGAGGTCAGCCGCGGCGGCAAGGTAGTCGCACGAATCGTGTCAGTGGCGTAG
- a CDS encoding limonene-1,2-epoxide hydrolase family protein → MTEVSAPTVSSSEADVVTGMWRALSRRDWDAIKTFLSEDCLYVDMPIPAASARGPQDIVTRLKLGLEDLAGYENHDGVLVSNGADVIYEHSETWTFKSGEQGVLRFVTVHKVVDGKITVWKDYWDMNSLVGFAPPQHFERLAGGDNSWIFDASELV, encoded by the coding sequence ATGACAGAGGTTTCCGCGCCGACAGTGTCCAGCTCCGAAGCAGATGTCGTCACCGGGATGTGGCGGGCACTCTCCCGGCGGGACTGGGATGCGATCAAGACGTTCCTGTCCGAGGACTGCCTTTATGTCGACATGCCCATACCAGCTGCATCGGCGCGCGGCCCGCAGGACATCGTGACGCGGCTCAAACTCGGTCTGGAAGACCTCGCGGGTTATGAGAACCACGACGGGGTGCTGGTGTCCAACGGCGCTGATGTCATCTACGAGCACTCGGAGACCTGGACTTTCAAGAGTGGTGAGCAAGGTGTGCTGCGCTTTGTCACAGTGCACAAGGTGGTCGACGGCAAGATCACCGTCTGGAAGGACTATTGGGACATGAATAGTCTGGTCGGTTTCGCGCCACCACAGCACTTCGAAAGGCTGGCCGGCGGCGACAACTCGTGGATTTTCGACGCATCCGAGTTGGTCTGA